A region of Cellulophaga sp. RHA19 DNA encodes the following proteins:
- a CDS encoding TlpA family protein disulfide reductase: MKQNKLLYITTLFLLFSLLFACKKDKTTTSVNTKQKSTTKTYKPIVISGISKDKKALEYFNILNYSYLYGTNHKGQSKKVYDSVYNNTLDSIDKPQIIELMSFGDDFYNTRVLVSPGDSITFSTEKGLLQFSGKNASHYNFYTSLDSLQLKWPTFKNNIKQYKDSCSYVYNAKKLFYESYIKNNVVSNDFKSLVGQEIEYEYLYNLMAPRNIKSECSVSYFNNTESVFSTVNKTEKLKSEEIFNPKEYFNNVTITDFKKPELINNDYFKRSLTDFIRHYFVTYDYLDYSEKTFAKEKDFIEKNLDGELKHFAISRLIYDYYKKGFGNSKTNVDILNKVINEYKPLVKNASYLNKLTIIQEKMKLLNLELPNIVLDEKLLTIKGDTIQLKDILKQSEDKIKVIDFWASWCGPCITEIKKSSNFKNNLSKKQPINWIYISIDENQKQWLQKSKTLESKLEGKEQYLLLNNKYPKLLKYLRVETIPRYSILNKNNEIILENAPRPSDSINFNRIINKIASTK; this comes from the coding sequence ATGAAGCAAAATAAACTATTATACATCACAACACTGTTTCTACTATTTAGTTTATTGTTTGCCTGCAAAAAAGACAAAACAACCACCTCTGTTAACACTAAACAAAAAAGCACCACTAAAACTTATAAACCTATTGTTATTAGCGGAATATCTAAGGATAAAAAAGCTCTAGAGTATTTTAACATACTAAATTACTCTTACCTATACGGAACAAACCATAAAGGCCAAAGCAAAAAGGTATATGACAGTGTTTATAATAATACATTAGATAGTATAGATAAACCACAAATTATTGAATTAATGAGTTTTGGAGATGATTTTTACAATACTCGTGTTTTAGTTTCTCCTGGTGATAGTATAACGTTTTCTACTGAAAAAGGGCTGTTACAATTTTCAGGTAAAAATGCTTCTCATTATAATTTCTACACTTCTTTAGATTCTTTACAGTTAAAGTGGCCTACGTTTAAAAATAACATTAAGCAATACAAAGACAGTTGCTCTTATGTATATAACGCAAAAAAACTATTCTATGAATCTTATATAAAAAACAATGTAGTTTCTAACGACTTTAAAAGTCTTGTTGGCCAAGAAATAGAATATGAATATTTATACAACTTAATGGCTCCTAGAAATATAAAGTCGGAGTGCTCTGTAAGTTATTTTAACAATACAGAAAGTGTTTTTTCTACAGTAAATAAAACTGAAAAATTAAAATCTGAAGAAATTTTTAATCCAAAAGAATACTTTAACAATGTTACCATAACTGACTTTAAAAAACCAGAATTAATCAATAATGATTATTTTAAAAGAAGTCTTACAGATTTTATTAGGCACTATTTTGTTACATATGATTATCTAGATTATTCAGAAAAAACCTTTGCAAAAGAAAAAGATTTTATAGAAAAAAACCTAGACGGAGAATTAAAGCATTTTGCCATAAGCAGACTTATTTATGATTATTACAAAAAAGGATTTGGAAACAGCAAAACTAATGTAGATATACTTAATAAAGTTATTAATGAGTATAAGCCTTTAGTAAAAAATGCATCTTACCTAAATAAATTAACTATTATTCAAGAAAAAATGAAGCTTTTAAATCTAGAACTTCCTAATATTGTTTTAGACGAAAAATTGTTAACCATTAAAGGTGACACCATACAGTTAAAAGATATTTTAAAACAAAGTGAAGATAAAATAAAAGTTATAGATTTTTGGGCTAGTTGGTGCGGTCCCTGTATTACTGAAATTAAAAAAAGCTCTAACTTTAAAAACAATTTATCTAAAAAACAACCTATTAACTGGATTTACATTTCTATTGATGAAAACCAGAAACAGTGGTTACAAAAATCCAAAACATTAGAGTCTAAATTAGAGGGCAAAGAACAGTATTTATTATTAAACAATAAATACCCTAAACTTCTAAAGTATTTAAGAGTAGAAACAATTCCTAGATATTCTATTTTAAACAAAAACAATGAAATTATTTTAGAAAACGCTCCAAGACCATCAGACAGTATAAATTTTAACCGAATTATAAATAAAATAGCATCTACTAAATAG
- the rlmH gene encoding 23S rRNA (pseudouridine(1915)-N(3))-methyltransferase RlmH, with the protein MTIKLLAIGKTDNKNLQALIAEYEKRLGHYIKFNLDIIPDIKNVKNLSEAQQKEKEGELILKKLSSTDVLILLDENGKQFTSVDFSDYLQKKMNAGIKQLVFVIGGPYGFSDAIYTTAKGKISLSKMTFSHQMVRLFVVEQIYRGFTILRNEPYHHR; encoded by the coding sequence ATGACTATTAAGCTACTAGCCATTGGCAAAACCGATAATAAAAATTTACAAGCTTTAATTGCTGAATATGAAAAGCGATTAGGACACTACATTAAATTTAATTTAGACATTATACCAGATATAAAAAATGTAAAAAACCTGTCTGAAGCACAACAAAAAGAAAAGGAAGGCGAGCTTATTTTAAAAAAGTTGAGTTCTACAGACGTGCTTATACTTTTAGATGAAAACGGAAAACAATTTACTTCTGTAGATTTTTCTGATTACTTACAAAAGAAAATGAATGCCGGCATTAAACAATTGGTTTTTGTTATTGGAGGTCCTTACGGTTTTAGTGATGCAATTTACACTACTGCTAAAGGAAAAATTAGTCTTTCTAAAATGACATTCTCTCACCAAATGGTACGTTTGTTTGTGGTTGAGCAAATTTATAGAGGGTTTACTATTTTACGTAACGAGCCTTATCATCATAGGTAA
- a CDS encoding methyltransferase family protein, with the protein MSLKLPPVVVVFVFGLVMYVLARFLPFGIFDFFGRTMLLKGLLVVMLLVLAASTYKFLKAKTTVDPKNLNKTSALVTTGIYKFTRNPMYLAMLLLLIGWGLFLSNAFNMLIAAGFVSYMNAYQIKPEEEMLTQKFGKEYTSYTKKVRRWF; encoded by the coding sequence ATGTCTTTAAAGCTTCCGCCAGTAGTAGTGGTTTTTGTGTTTGGATTGGTAATGTATGTTTTAGCTAGGTTTTTACCTTTTGGAATTTTTGATTTTTTTGGAAGAACAATGCTTTTAAAAGGTTTGTTAGTGGTTATGCTTTTGGTTTTAGCAGCATCAACCTATAAATTTTTAAAAGCCAAAACAACAGTAGATCCTAAAAACCTTAACAAAACTAGTGCATTGGTAACTACAGGTATTTATAAGTTTACAAGAAACCCAATGTATTTAGCAATGTTGTTATTACTTATTGGTTGGGGTTTATTTTTAAGCAATGCTTTTAATATGTTAATAGCAGCTGGTTTTGTGTCTTACATGAATGCTTACCAAATAAAACCAGAAGAAGAAATGTTAACCCAAAAGTTTGGTAAAGAATATACGAGTTACACTAAAAAAGTGCGTCGTTGGTTTTAA
- the nadC gene encoding carboxylating nicotinate-nucleotide diphosphorylase, whose translation MISEEQFQKEIDLIISNAIREDVGDGDHSSLACIPATATGKAKLLVKDNGIIAGVEFAKQVFAYVDKNLQVETLINDGETVKHGDIVFYVTGSSQSILKAERLVLNAMQRMSAIATKTNFFVKLLEGTSTKILDTRKTTPGLRAAEKWAVKIGGGENHRFALYDMIMLKDNHIDFAGGVTKAIEKTKEYLKETGRDLKIIVEARDLDEIKEILKTDGVYRILIDNFNYEDTRTAVALIGDKCLTESSGGINEDTIREYAECGVNYISSGALTHSVYNMDLSLKAV comes from the coding sequence ATGATTTCAGAAGAGCAGTTTCAGAAAGAAATAGACCTAATTATAAGCAATGCAATACGCGAAGATGTTGGTGATGGTGACCATAGTTCTTTGGCTTGTATACCTGCAACAGCAACTGGTAAAGCAAAATTATTGGTTAAAGACAATGGTATTATTGCAGGTGTAGAATTTGCTAAACAAGTTTTTGCCTATGTAGATAAAAATTTACAAGTAGAAACACTTATTAATGATGGTGAAACTGTAAAACACGGAGATATTGTTTTTTACGTAACTGGTAGCTCACAAAGTATTTTAAAAGCAGAACGCTTAGTGTTAAACGCTATGCAGCGTATGAGTGCTATTGCTACTAAAACAAACTTTTTTGTAAAATTATTAGAAGGTACAAGTACTAAGATATTAGATACACGTAAAACTACACCAGGTTTACGTGCAGCAGAAAAATGGGCTGTAAAAATAGGAGGTGGAGAAAACCACAGATTTGCTTTGTATGATATGATTATGCTAAAAGATAACCATATAGATTTTGCAGGAGGTGTAACCAAAGCCATAGAAAAAACTAAAGAATACTTAAAAGAAACAGGCAGAGACTTAAAAATTATAGTTGAAGCTAGAGACCTAGATGAAATTAAAGAAATTTTAAAGACAGACGGTGTGTACCGTATTCTTATAGATAACTTTAATTATGAAGATACAAGAACTGCTGTTGCTTTAATAGGAGATAAATGTTTAACAGAGTCTAGTGGTGGTATTAATGAAGATACTATTAGGGAATATGCAGAATGTGGTGTAAACTATATTTCTTCTGGTGCGCTTACACACTCTGTTTATAATATGGATTTAAGTCTTAAAGCAGTTTAA
- the serA gene encoding phosphoglycerate dehydrogenase: protein MVDQGRKYVFDFDSTLTRVEALDVLAEITLQGNANKDEIIKEIQEITNLGIDGDISFTESLEKRIKLLNAHKSHLTQLVEELRDKISKSIETNKEFFHNYSDDIYVISCGFKEFIDPIVEEYNIPAEKVYANTFKFDEDGNIVGFDEANVLASHNGKIECLKNLHLEGEVQVIGDGYSDYVMREAGIADKFFAYTENVSRDKATDNADHVTPNMDEFLFVNDLPRKISYPKNRIKILLLENVHPAAFHNLSEDGFSVELVKHSLPEEELIEKLKGVHVLGIRSKTQVTKKVLEAADKLLVVGAFCIGTTQIDLESAKKRGVVVFNAPYSNTRSVVELAIGEIITLMRNVFPRSQEIHNGQWNKTAINSREVRGKKLGIVGYGNIGKQLSVLAEAIGMRVYYYDVNDQLALGNAIKCNTLEDLLNVSDVVTLHIDDNQANKNFIGEREIKQMKNGAMLINLSRGFVVDIQALVAALKSGKIGGAAVDVYPEEPRSNGEFFTELQGLENVILTPHVGGSTEEAQRDIADFVPNKIMEYINSGNTVDAVNFPSIRLPRQTNAHRFLHIHKNVPGIMAKINKVLAEYEMNITGQYLSTDNEVGYVITDLDKKYNKEVIKALKKVENTIKFRVLY from the coding sequence ATGGTAGACCAAGGGAGAAAATATGTTTTTGATTTTGATAGCACTCTAACCAGAGTTGAAGCTTTAGATGTTTTAGCTGAAATTACATTACAAGGTAATGCTAACAAAGATGAAATTATTAAAGAAATACAAGAAATTACCAATCTAGGAATAGATGGCGATATCTCCTTTACAGAATCCTTGGAGAAGCGTATAAAACTTTTAAACGCTCACAAAAGTCATTTAACACAATTGGTAGAAGAGCTTAGAGATAAAATTTCTAAGTCTATAGAAACTAATAAAGAGTTTTTTCATAATTATTCTGATGATATTTATGTTATTTCTTGTGGTTTTAAAGAGTTTATAGATCCTATTGTAGAGGAGTACAACATACCAGCAGAAAAAGTGTATGCTAATACTTTTAAGTTTGATGAGGATGGTAATATTGTTGGTTTTGATGAAGCTAATGTATTGGCGTCTCACAACGGAAAAATTGAATGCCTTAAAAATCTACATTTAGAAGGAGAAGTACAAGTAATAGGAGATGGGTATAGTGATTATGTAATGCGTGAAGCTGGTATTGCAGATAAGTTTTTTGCATACACAGAAAATGTGAGCAGAGACAAAGCTACAGATAATGCAGACCACGTTACGCCAAATATGGATGAATTTCTGTTTGTAAACGATTTACCAAGGAAAATATCATACCCAAAAAATAGAATTAAAATATTGCTGTTAGAAAATGTGCATCCGGCAGCATTTCATAATTTATCTGAAGATGGTTTTTCTGTGGAGTTAGTAAAGCACAGTCTACCAGAAGAGGAATTAATAGAAAAATTAAAAGGAGTACACGTTTTAGGTATTCGTTCTAAAACACAAGTAACCAAAAAGGTATTAGAAGCTGCAGATAAGTTATTGGTAGTAGGTGCATTTTGTATAGGTACTACGCAAATAGATTTAGAAAGTGCTAAAAAAAGAGGAGTTGTTGTTTTTAACGCTCCGTATAGTAATACACGTTCTGTTGTAGAGTTGGCTATAGGAGAAATAATTACGTTAATGCGTAATGTGTTTCCTAGAAGTCAGGAAATTCACAATGGACAATGGAATAAAACTGCTATAAACTCTAGAGAAGTACGTGGTAAAAAATTAGGAATTGTAGGTTACGGTAATATTGGTAAGCAATTATCTGTTTTAGCAGAAGCTATTGGTATGCGAGTGTATTATTATGATGTTAACGACCAGTTAGCACTTGGTAATGCAATTAAATGTAATACACTAGAAGACTTGTTAAATGTGTCTGATGTTGTTACGTTGCATATAGATGATAACCAAGCTAACAAGAACTTTATTGGTGAACGAGAAATTAAGCAGATGAAGAACGGAGCTATGCTTATAAACTTATCTCGTGGTTTTGTAGTAGATATACAAGCTTTAGTAGCAGCACTAAAAAGCGGAAAAATTGGCGGAGCAGCAGTAGATGTTTATCCAGAAGAACCACGTAGTAATGGTGAATTTTTTACGGAGCTGCAAGGGTTAGAAAACGTAATATTAACACCGCACGTTGGTGGTAGTACAGAAGAAGCGCAAAGAGATATTGCAGATTTTGTACCTAATAAAATTATGGAGTATATTAACTCTGGTAATACCGTAGATGCTGTAAATTTCCCTAGTATACGTTTGCCAAGGCAAACAAATGCGCACCGTTTTTTACATATACATAAAAACGTACCAGGTATAATGGCTAAAATAAATAAGGTTTTAGCAGAATACGAAATGAATATAACAGGTCAGTATTTATCTACAGACAATGAGGTGGGGTATGTAATTACAGACCTAGATAAAAAGTATAATAAAGAAGTTATTAAGGCTCTAAAAAAGGTAGAAAATACTATTAAGTTTAGAGTGCTTTATTAG